The Rosa rugosa chromosome 1, drRosRugo1.1, whole genome shotgun sequence genomic sequence TTACTAATCGAAACCTACAAATATAATTAGCAAAATAAACATCAATTTAAGCTCATACCACTGAGGCAGATAATCTTGTCAACACCCTTGGATTTCAGCTCATCTGCTTTCTCAATATATCCAGGAACATGCTTCAAACTGTAAAAACCAACCAGAATTCCAACCTCAGTAACAGTAACAACATTTCACCACATTTAAAATTCACATCTCTACACTAATccacagcaaaaaaaaaaaaaaaaaaaaaaaaaaatcaaactttgGAAACACCGATCAATTTTATCTCTTCAAAAACGCCACCGTATCGGCCTCAAAAACAAAATTCTCGAACCCTAGAAGACGGAGAGTCATATATACCTGCAAGTGGGGGTGAAGGCGCCGGGGACGCCGAAGAGGATGATCTTCTTGCCGGCGGCGAGGGAGTGAACGTTGACCGTTTGCATCTGATCTTGGTCGTCGAAGTAGGACAGAGTACCGTCCGGAAGCGAATCGCCGACGGCAATCGGGGCCATGGTAGCTTCTGATCGACGGTGGCGGTGACTAACGGCTTTAAGAGACGGCGGAGGAGGAGCGACAGTTACGAGGAGACGGGTGGTTTCTGTGGAGTGAGAGTTATATAGGGAGTGAGAGTGAGATGGATTTGAGGAGGTCGGTTTAGCTGGATTGGATATATATTTTGGGGTCCGGTATGGATATTAATAGCCTTAAAAGCTAGCCCAATGTATATTGGGTAATGGTCTAAAGTCTCAATTGCTTCCAGACAAGGAAAAATGTTTAAGCACTTGGGTAACCAAGGCATTAGATTAGgtgaagattcgatctctttaatgtaaggaaaaaaaaacttgtttATGTTTCAGGACATCTAATTTATGTGTCTGGCCTAAATTATAGTAATTTGTTTAAGTTGTAATAGAATTAGTCTTACAGATATGTTCGGAGATATCTTATTCATTATATGATTATAAACAGACCCCTATTATTAGTGAAAGCACATATCATTCTCTCCAAATTTCTGATTTCCTAAAAcagtttaattaattttttcatTACATATTCATGGTCAGAAAGCACGTATATCAATATGTACATCGATCCAAGCAGAAATGGCTCAAGCAACCGAACAAATTGATAAGTACCCTCACTATAAAACAGGTTTAGCTCACTTATTAAACAATGAGCCTAACAAATGACCAAAACCCTAACTAATCTAACTCTCATAACAGTAAATTTAGTTGCCTAGAGACCTCAGTTGGTGTAGAACTAGACAAACTAAGAATTAAGCAGACAAATGACAAAGGTCCTTTGGTAGGCAAAACTaaataacaaagaaaaataattttcttttccCTAAAAAGGCTCAACGCaagaagaccaaaaaaaaaaactaaaacaaaaaccTAGCCCAAGACATGGCCCAAAAAAACCTAAAGCCTATCCCACTAACAAAGAAACAAACCAGGAACACAGCACTGGCACCATCGTTGTCGATGAATGTTGTCCCGTTATCGTCCACCGTCATCACCCAACCATAGTGTACTGCGCAAAACCGCCACCAAAAAAAGGATCTAGGAGTAAGTCGTTCGCCTAATTAGCCACCCGACCACCCCTACAGGCTATAACTGCTGCCATAATCAGAACAATAGTCTGCTCCACCCAACCACCATCCACCTAAAAAGCAACCGACCTCCTCGACCCCCACGAACTAGACGAAGTCTGAAAAAGATCAACAAGTTCGATTGCGTTTGCTGTGACCAAGCCTATAGATCCCTTTGAATTACGCCGTCTAGATGCCCGTTTGACGACGATGGCCCAAGGACGCTCCACCGGACGCAGACTAGATTGGAGTTTGAAGTCACGTGTGCGCGTAAGAAGTCAACTAATCAAGTTTTGATTTTCTAGTTCAATAatcatttattttgttcttaTATAAAATGCTTAAGGGTGcgtctattgccaccctaccattttcttagttcacccaaTAAAcaattgaattattgaaagactatattacccaagtgtaaAATGATTACGAagtacattaattttctaaaatccaaatttgtaaggaaaaataaataaataaccaatGAATTAAATAGAAAGAtaacttaatttctcattggataacattaatatTCATCTTCTCTACCCAAATttgcatttattactattttttttgtctttttgttacctcttcatcatgaattcgttatttaattcacaaaatcattagtgttaactacatcaaaatctttgcaatacctttTGTGAACACTGAAACTAAAAATTTTAAATATGaaagaaaaatctcaatattttcttcattgctcatagttgttaactaaCTTATAATCTTTTGGcatagattgaaatagatgAACATTATGTCATTATGGGTTGCCAAAATGTTAGTCTGTTAGATATGATGCCGCTCTCAAAACCTAGCCGCTCGTGCTCAGTGCTCCAAACATGGCGACCGCTGTTGCTCTCCATTCTAAGTGGAGAAACCTGCTCCACCCCCCACAATCCAATCTCATCCCTCCAACGCTGGCTTTCCCCGGCAACCACCCAACAAAACCAAGGTTCTGAAACTTTCAGGGTTTCTGATCCTTGCCGAGTTGATTTCGATCCAAACCGTGATGGACCTCCAAGGGCGAGCTTCATGCGCTTTCCTTCAAGAGGTGGTGGCGGCTTGCTCTTAGGAGCGATTAGAGTCTTTGGCAATCGACTGTGTGGAGGTCCTTCATCCATTGCTTATCTTGAGTCAGGTCTCCGATCTACTTCATGTGGGTTGTCGGTAGGAGGCTTCTCTCGGCCTCACCCTGCATTGATCAAATTCTGGGATCTAAGGAAGTTGGTGAAATCGGTGATTCATCGCCGAAGCAAGCCTGTAGGGGAAGACGAGCTTGGTCGGACTCGACCGCGTCGGGGGTGTCTCAAACTCAGAGTTTTTGGTGACTCGAGAAGCTGGATAAGGCCTCTGCTAACGTGGAGAGAAAAGGCTCTGGATCCAGGGTGGAGGAAGAAGCGCCTGCATCTCGTATGTGCGGCGGCAATGGTGGCCGCGACGGTGATTGGTACAAGTGTGGGTGTACCCAATCTGAGTTGGGTGCCGAGATCATTGTTGAGGCCCAACTCGATTTGGGGGCCCAATTATGTTGAATGGAGCAAGCTTTGGGTATCCAGATccttttgggtgcccaaatcactTTGGAGGCCAAAATTTTGTTGCGGGGACAAGTTAAATCCTGATTTGAAGTTCAAAGTTTTGAGATCTGGTTCTATGGGGTTtcgaatttgggatccaggaggctGGACCCTACCAAACCTCCTAGCCTTAACTTGGATGGCAATGAGAGATTTTAGTTTTTCGTTGAACTATGCATATGTACTGTGTTCTAATTTTTTCATAGTTATAGGgtctaatgagtggtgctagcatgcCACGTCCTAGACTTGCCCATAggtggcaagggaaggtatgtatctgtgccattctggcttgagttgaatgagaACTGTGttgcttgattcaaaaaaaaaaaaaaaaaatagatgaacattgaagcagaaaaaaaaaattaaaaaaaatgtatgtaaattagattatgattttgttaggaaactttaatatattatatatttttattggtattaaatgcgagattttcattaaaaaaaaagctcttttaattggatatgtcatataaggatattattGGAAATAGAAATGGGTtacataagtaaatttaataattgaaattaaaatgtagggtgtaatgagcaagtagggtggaAATAGCCGCACCTAATGCTTAATTAGTTAAGTTCATGTGTGGTGCCACAAATTATGTGATAATGGTTGTAAAAGAAATGAAATATGTAATAGAGTTTGAGTAAAAGTGATACACtttttataaatatatgtatactattattaagataaGAGAGCTTGTCAACCAAAACAGAAATATTTTACCAAAttatccctcaaatattaaaaaaccttTGAACTAAAATATTCGAGAAGGACAAAAAGgccaattcacaaaataaaagaaaatataaataaatttaacaaaaaaataaaaataaaaactaaaaaaggtGGAGCAGTTTTCTCCACATTTTGTGAAATAACTACCGTATCTAGTATATATTTAAACGATTAAACTTAATTCACAAGAGATGAAacaataacaatttttttttttgtttcggtgaGTTGTTCTTTGTACGTTGGTTAATTGTCCAAACTAACACGATAAAGATCATGGGGTTATATTTTACCAGTTCAAGGACGGGTTCGGTGGAGCGgggataaataaataaaaaatgttcaTTATTAAGAGGTGACCTCTTATCCAAATGAGAGTTTATAGTTCTCCAGTGCAAACCAAATTAGACAGTATAACTATGAGGTAGATTGCAACTTTTTAATTCTATGCACcttagagaatttttttttcccattgaTTCGATGATTTAGAAATTTTATAACACTTTAGTATCAAATAACTAGCTTTTACTTTAGTCTTATACTGATATTATTAGAAGAAATTCTAGCTTAAAATCATATGAAAAGAATGTCAAACAGGAAAGAAGTGCTTCAATTATTCTTGGCATGTCAATACTTTTCTACCATAGTACTTTTCTACTATGGTATGATCTTAATATCAAAGCTTCCACCAAGCCTAAAAATTGTTTCATATGATGGCCagatacatatatattctaatttCTAATGCTGAGGGTGTTCCAGAACCCTATATTTGCTATATATTGCCATTTTTGGTTCACCAAAACAGACAGTGAAATCAAGCAGCAGTTATAACTATATACTCTTCCTCTTTCTTGTCATGATCATCATTATCCTCATCCCAAATTGTTGTATCGTCACAGGACCCATATGCCCAACTACACAGTAAATAATACAAGAAATTAACCACACTCAGGGTAGTGAGAACCAGATAGTAGTAGTCATAGTGACCCTGGTTGAGGTTACTTGAAACCCAACTCACCCCCCATTTCTTGGTCACATCGTTCATAACAGTCACTATGAGACTCCCAACCAAACTTCCTATTCCAAACCCAAGTGAAAAAAGAGACACAGCAATGCTAGCCATGCTCTTTGGGAACTGAGAGTAGAAGAACTCTATTTGCCCTATGGCATTGAACGCCTCGGCTAGTCCACTCAAGCAGTGCTGTGGCACTAACCACCTTGCAGACATAGTCACTACGCCGTGCGCATTGTTTGCAAATCCTTCTTTGATTGCAGTGCTTCTTCTATACCTCTCAACCTCTGCTGCCACTGCAGTTGCCAAGCAAGAGAGTACTAGCCCTGCACCTATTCGTTGCTTGCGGGTCAATCCACGCGGCCTCTTTGTGTACTTTGAGATCAATGGAACTAGAACCCGGTCGTAAACTACCACCCAAATTGTGAGAGTGAGAATTCCAAAGATGGAGAAGGAGGCTGCTGGCAGTTTGATGTGGGGGAAGAGATGCCTCTCCATGGTGCCTGCTTGGACGACAGGAAATGCGTTTTGGTTCATGATCACCCCAATCATGATGCCGGTGGACCAAATGGGGAGGACGTTGATAAGTGCTTTTAGCTCCTCTACTTGTCTAACGGTGCACAAACTCCATAGATCTATGGCCAATCCATCAGGGCTCAAGTCCTTATCAGCATTTGTAATCATGCAAGCTTTGTTTAgatatctgaaaaaaaaaaaagtacaaaggGTGTTTAAAACCAAAATTATATATTGTATGAATCCGGCTATCACATATGACTATTAGTATCTAAAAGACTCAATAACCACTTTAAAGCACTAGAAATTAAATAGTGAGACTCGAACTTATGAATTAAATTCTTATTCGCACTTTCATTACATGTAACTTGAGTTAAAATTATTGAAATTATCTAATTTATTTTGTTGCTAAGGTCTTATGCATCGATTTTCCATGAAAATATGCTTATTTATACAAACATGCATGTTGTTAAGAGAGAAATAGTATAAAATGGATACATAATGAAAATGGACAGTTAAATATGATCTTTGTAACATAAGTAGGGTAATATATACCTTAGTTTGTTGGTTGGGGTGACAAGCTTTGAACCTTTGAGACTATACCATCCATCAAAATTCTCGGGCGGCAAATTCAAGTGTCTATTTTTCCAAGCTGCAGCAATCACTTGCAGAAATCCAGCAGACAATTTCTTGTTTGCAGGCACTTTGACATAAGCAGAAGAGCCAAGCAAAAAGAAGATAGTAGACAGCAACATGACTCCTGCACCAACTCCAAAACCCACAACCCAACCAGCCGAATCTTGAATGTAAACCATGACTGTCACTGCAATCATGACTGAGACTCCAACTGATGCATAGTACCAATTGAAGAAGCTCTGCATGATGCTTGCATTCTTTGGGTTTTCAGGATTTTCCATTTGGTCTGCTCCAAAGGCCATTGAACAAGGTTTGATACCACCGGATCCGATGGACATGAGAACAAATGAGGACAACAGAAGCAAGAGTTGAGCTGGCTTTGGTGAAAGACATTTTTCTCCAGATAGCAGATCACAATGGACtggccttgcttttgggaaTATTGCTGTAAACCATAAAATAACAGTTCCCTGCAATAACAAAGATGATAATTAATTACATATAGTTTCATATAAACTTATTGGGATTTGTTGATGATGAATAATCAAATTTGCTTACGAGTAGGCTAATGATTGTTCCCAAAGTGATCACACGAAACCGACCCAACCAAGAATCAGAGAGAAAAGCCCCCAAGATAGGCGTTAAGTACGATAGGGATGTCCACAAGAACAGAATGCTTGCTGCAGTGGGTACCTCCAAGTGATATTCATAGATCAAGTAAAAGATCATATTTGCTTGAAGACCATAGGTTGCAACCTTTTCAAGTGCCTCATTTGCTGCACATATGATGTTCACATAAAACTATGATCAATTTCTCCAAGGAAAACAAAGTTCTTGAACTTAATTATCAAACACTTGGGAAGGTTCTTACGTATTATAAAAGGCATGGTTCTAAGGCCACCCAGCTTCTTGCTTGTAACTGCTTTGGTGGCTTTGGTTTGCTCCATAATGTCCTTTGCAATCATCAGACTTTCTCTCAGACTGAATTGTTTGTGTTCAATCAAAGAACGAACGGGGTTATTTAAAGCTACATGATCACAATCATCACTAATATTTAAAATTAGTAAAGAAATCTATATATTTAGTACGACCGACTGTATTGCAATTGTATTTCTGCCGCGCGGCATCTTTCATGTCTGGATCTAGCCATGCACAACATAGTGTTTGACGATGTGGATTTATGATTACATTTTTCGTATTAGTCCAAAAACAAATTTGGTGATTGGTGCTTTGTGGGGTATTCCAATATGACAACATTGTCATATTAGAGTTTATCATGAGCAAAATATGAAGGCATCATTTTAGTCCATTAAGTCAAGTCGTCCAGCCAtcaaacttctaatttcatatTCGAAACAAAAGAAATCGGAAGAAACGTAATACCAATATTCTGGCGAACGAGTACAAAAAGATATGCTTTATTAACCAAGATGGATCAACAtcgtcccaaaaaaaaaaagccatcc encodes the following:
- the LOC133727018 gene encoding protein NRT1/ PTR FAMILY 1.1-like; translation: MIAKDIMEQTKATKAVTSKKLGGLRTMPFIIPNEALEKVATYGLQANMIFYLIYEYHLEVPTAASILFLWTSLSYLTPILGAFLSDSWLGRFRVITLGTIISLLGTVILWFTAIFPKARPVHCDLLSGEKCLSPKPAQLLLLLSSFVLMSIGSGGIKPCSMAFGADQMENPENPKNASIMQSFFNWYYASVGVSVMIAVTVMVYIQDSAGWVVGFGVGAGVMLLSTIFFLLGSSAYVKVPANKKLSAGFLQVIAAAWKNRHLNLPPENFDGWYSLKGSKLVTPTNKLRYLNKACMITNADKDLSPDGLAIDLWSLCTVRQVEELKALINVLPIWSTGIMIGVIMNQNAFPVVQAGTMERHLFPHIKLPAASFSIFGILTLTIWVVVYDRVLVPLISKYTKRPRGLTRKQRIGAGLVLSCLATAVAAEVERYRRSTAIKEGFANNAHGVVTMSARWLVPQHCLSGLAEAFNAIGQIEFFYSQFPKSMASIAVSLFSLGFGIGSLVGSLIVTVMNDVTKKWGVSWVSSNLNQGHYDYYYLVLTTLSVVNFLYYLLCSWAYGSCDDTTIWDEDNDDHDKKEEEYIVITAA